The following nucleotide sequence is from Kiloniellales bacterium.
AGGGCGCGAACTACGGCTGGCCCGAGGTCTCCTACGGCAAGCACTATTCCGGCTGGCCGATCCCCGACCATCCCGAGCGCCCCGAGTTCGAAGAGCCCAAGGCCTACTGGGTGCCGGCCATCTCGCCCGCCGGCCTGGTCATCTACGACGGCGACCTCTTCCCCGAGTGGCGCGGCAACGCTTTCATCGGCGGGCTCTCGTCCCAGGCCCTGGTGCGGGTCGAGATCACCGGCGACAGCGCGCGCGAGGCCGAGCGCTTCGAGTGGGACAGCCGGGTGCGCGAGGTCGAGCAGGGCCCCGACGGCGCGCTCTGGGTGCTCGAGGACTCTGACGGCCGCCTCTTGAAGCTGACGCCCAAGAACTGAGAAGATCGCTCCCCGACGAGGGGGGTTCACGGTGCTCACGCTTCAGCCGCTTCCCAGCGCGACCTTCGGCGCGCTGGCCCGATTCGAGGGCGTAACGGATGCCCACGCCCTGGTCGACGCGGCGGAGGCCGAGCCCGAAGCGCTCCCTGAGGCCCTCCTGCAGGCGAGCGGCCTGCTGGTTCTCACCGGCCTCGGCGGGATCGGCCGCGCGCCGGAGCTCCTGCCGCGGCTCAGCCGCCTCTTCGGTCCCGAGGTCGAAGACTACCGCCGGACCCTGACCGACCGGAATAACATTCACCCCCAGGTGCCGGAGATCTATGTCGTCTCCAACATGCCGCCCTCGACCCTGCCGCCGCCGCCGCGGCCCGATCCGCCGCTGACCGCCGAGGGCGGGCTGCCGGTCCAGTTTCCCCACCGGCGCGGCTGGCACACGGACCAGAGCTTCCGCCGCCCGCCACCGGACATCTCGCTGTTCTACGGCGAGACGCCGGCGCCCCGGGGTCAGGGCCAGACGCTCTTCGCCGACGGCACGGCCGCCTACGCCGCCCTGCCGCAAGATCTCAAGGCGGCGATCCGGGATCTCGAAGGCCTCCATGTCATGCCGGGCAAGGGCCGCTCGGAGTACGCGGCGCGGGCCGGCGAGCCCATGCCGGC
It contains:
- a CDS encoding TauD/TfdA family dioxygenase; protein product: MLTLQPLPSATFGALARFEGVTDAHALVDAAEAEPEALPEALLQASGLLVLTGLGGIGRAPELLPRLSRLFGPEVEDYRRTLTDRNNIHPQVPEIYVVSNMPPSTLPPPPRPDPPLTAEGGLPVQFPHRRGWHTDQSFRRPPPDISLFYGETPAPRGQGQTLFADGTAAYAALPQDLKAAIRDLEGLHVMPGKGRSEYAARAGEPMPALPRHERPQRQPVVRRHPVSGRPALYLCEAGQMDWYEGPFAGMAPGIDGEAATLLYRLMTHFTQPAFTYVHEWTEGDLLIYDNRCLIHSATWYDAERVRRRMWRTTVRGNPGSEYAGEARSWIPAG